In a genomic window of Canis lupus familiaris isolate Mischka breed German Shepherd chromosome 13, alternate assembly UU_Cfam_GSD_1.0, whole genome shotgun sequence:
- the SLC39A4 gene encoding zinc transporter ZIP4 isoform X1 has product MTAQGPRALALLLTLPLLAVGAPPARLLAALSSGHGALDRGALGSLLNTLADRVHCADGPCGKCLSVNDALALGGPETPGLPEGQVLAPRHIARLSAAAALYLSDPRGTCADIRAGRWAARADQLLALLEGPTALAPGLSRLLQRIQAQTAGWPAAEACVDLPHLLEETDRAGAPNSPGLVLAALLDHVSSGSCLRALPTPQYFVDFVFRQHGGETPNITLAELEALMQRLGVGRVADTDHSDHDHLRTRANYQGPVPLTTLNSSSSLWDTVCLSASEVMAVYGLSEQAGVTPESWAQLSPALLQQQLSGACNPQPRNPTQDQLSQAERYLYGSLATLLICLCAIFGLLLLTCATCRAASHYVIQTFLSMAVGALTGDAILHLTPKVLGMHSHSGEGLGPQTTWRLVAMLGGLYTFFLFENLFNLLLPLDPEDSKDGPCSHSHGGHSHGVSLQLAPSELRPPKQPHEGSRADLVAEESPELLSAEPRRLSPELRLLPYVITLGDALHNFADGLAVGAAFASSWKTGLATSLAVFCHELPHELGDFAALLHAGLSVRRALLLNLASALTAFAGLYVALAVDVGEDSEAWILAVATGLFLYVALCDMLPAMLHVRDRRPWLLFLLHNMGLLGGWTVLLLLSLYEDNITL; this is encoded by the exons ATGACGGCCCAGGGCCCGCGGGCGCTGGCGCTGCTGCTGACCCTGCCGCTGCTCGCCGTGGGGGCCCCGCCGGCCCGCCTGCTGGCCGCGCTGTCCTCGGGCCACGGTGCTCTGGACCGCGGGGCACTGGGCAGTCTGTTAAATACGCTGGCGGACCGTGTGCACTGCGCCGACGGGCCGTGTGGAAAG TGCCTGTCTGTGAATGATGCCCTGGCCCTGGGCGGGCCCGAGACGCCGGGGCTCCCAGAGGGGCAAGTCCTAGCGCCCAGACACATCGCCCGTCTCAGTGCCGCCGCCGCCCTCTACCTCAGCGACCCCAGGGGCACGTGTGCAGATATCCGGGCTGGCCGCTGGGCCGCCCGCGCTGACCAGCTCTTGGCCCTGCTGGAGGGCCCCACAGCGCTGGCCCCGGGCCTGAGCAGGCTGCTGCAAAGGATCCAGGCCCAGACTGCTGGCTGGCCCGCTGCGGAG GCCTGCGTAGACCTGCCTCACCTGCTGGAGGAGACAGACAGGGCAGGAGCTCCCAACAGCCCTGGCCTGGTGCTGGCCGCCCTGTTGGACCATGTCAGCAGCGGGTCCTGCCTCcgagccctgcccaccccccagtaTTTTGTAGACTTTGTGTTTCGGCAGCACGGCGGCGAGACTCCCAACATCACACTGGCTG AGCTGGAGGCCTTGATGCAGCGCCTGGGGGTAGGCAGAGTGGCTGACACCGACCACAGTGACCACGATCACCTGAGGACCAGGGCCAACTACCAGGGCCCTGTGCCCCTTACCACCCTGAACAGCAGCTCCAGCCTGTGGGACACA GTATGCCTGAGTGCCAGCGAAGTGATGGCTGTGTACGGGCTGTCTGAGCAGGCCGgggtgaccccagagtcctgggcccAGCTGAGCCCTGCCCTGCTCCAACAGCAACTGAGTGGGGCCTGCAACCCCCAGCCCAGGAACCCCACCCAGGACCAGCTCAGCCAGGCGGAGA GGTATCTCTACGGCTCCCTAGCCACGCTGCTCATCTGCCTCTGTGCCATTTTTGGCCTCCTGCTCCTGACGTGTGCCACCTGCCGCGCTGCCTCCCACTATGTCATCCAGACCTTCCTGAGCATGGCCGTGGGCGCGCTCACAGGCGATGCCATCCTGCACTTAACACCCAAG GTGCTGGGGATGCACTCCCACAGCGGGGAGGGCCTTGGCCCACAGACCACCTGGCGCCTCGTGGCCATGCTGGGAGGCCTCTACACCTTCTTCCTGTTTGAAAACCTCTTTAATCTCTTGCTGCCCCTGGACCCAGAG GACTCAAAGGATGGGCCCTGCAGCCACAGCCATGGTGGCCACAGCCATGGGGTGTCCCTGCAGCTGGCGCCCAGCGAGCTCCGGCCACCTAAGCAGCCCCACGAGGGCTCCCGCGCAGACCTG GTGGCGGAGGAGAGCCCGGAGCTGCTGAGCGCGGAGCCCCGGAGACTGAGCCCAG AGCTCCGGCTGCTGCCCTACGTGATCACACTGGGCGACGCGCTGCACAACTTCGCCGACGGGCTGGCCGTGGGCGCCGCCTTCGCGTCCTCCTGGAAGACCGGGCTGGCCACGTCGCTGGCCGTGTTCTGCCACGAGCTGCCACACGAGCTAG ggGACTTCGCGGCCCTGCTGCACGCGGGGCTGTCGGTGCGCCGGGCGTTGCTGCTGAACTTGGCCTCGGCGCTGACTGCCTTCGCCGGCCTCTACGTGGCGCTCGCTGTCGACGTCGGCGAGGACAGCGAGGCCTGGATCCTGGCGGTGGCCACCGGCCTCTTCCTCTACGTGGCGCTCTGCGACATG ctcccgGCCATGCTGCACGTGCGGGACCGGCGGCCCTGGCTCCTCTTCCTGCTGCACAACATGGGCCTGCTGGGCGGCTGGACCGTCCTGCTGCTGCTGTCGCTGTATGAGGACAACATCACCCTCTGA
- the VPS28 gene encoding vacuolar protein sorting-associated protein 28 homolog isoform X3 produces MAELFAVVKTMQALEKAYIKDCVTPNEYTAACSRLLVQYKAAFRQVQGAEISSIDEFCRKFRLDCPLAMERIKEDRPITIKDDKGNLNRCIADVVSLFITVMDKLRLEIRAMDEIQPDLRELMETMHRMSHLPPDFEGRQTVSQWLQTLSGMSASDELDDSQVRQMLFDLESAYNAFNRFLHA; encoded by the exons ATGGCGGAGCTGTTTGCCGTTGTGAAGACGATGCAGGCTCTGGAGAAGGCCTACATCAAGGACTGCGTCACCCCCAACGA GTACACCGCGGCCTGCTCCCGGCTCCTGGTCCAGTACAAGGCCGCCTTCCGGCAGGTCCAAGGCGCGGAGATCAGCTCCATCGACGAGTTCTGCCGCAAGTTTCGT ctGGATTGCCCACTGGCCATGGAGAGGATCAAGGAGGATCGGCCCATCACCATCAAGGACGACAAGGGCAACCTCAACCGCTGCATCGCCGATGTGGTCTCG CTCTTCATCACGGTGATGGACAAACTGCGCCTGGAGATCCGTGCCATGGATGAG ATCCAGCCTGACCTGCGGGAGCTGATGGAGACCATGCACCGCATGAGCCACCTGCCTCCTGACTTCGAGGGTCGCCAGACGGTCAGCCAGTG GCTGCAGACCCTGAGCGGCATGTCAGCCTCTGACGAGCTCGACGACTCGCAGGTGCGCCAGATGCTCTTTGACCTGGAGTCGGCCTACAACGCTTTCAATCGCTTCCTGCACGCCTGA
- the VPS28 gene encoding vacuolar protein sorting-associated protein 28 homolog isoform X1 gives MFHGIPPTPGMGAPGNKPELYEEVKLYKNAREREKYDNMAELFAVVKTMQALEKAYIKDCVTPNEYTAACSRLLVQYKAAFRQVQGAEISSIDEFCRKFRLDCPLAMERIKEDRPITIKDDKGNLNRCIADVVSLFITVMDKLRLEIRAMDEIQPDLRELMETMHRMSHLPPDFEGRQTVSQWLQTLSGMSASDELDDSQVRQMLFDLESAYNAFNRFLHA, from the exons ATGTTTCACGGGATCCCGCCCACTCCAGGCATGGGAG CCCCTGGAAACAAGCCGGAGCTGTATGAG GAGGTGAAGCTGTACAAGAACGCCCGGGAGCGGGAGAA GTACGACAACATGGCGGAGCTGTTTGCCGTTGTGAAGACGATGCAGGCTCTGGAGAAGGCCTACATCAAGGACTGCGTCACCCCCAACGA GTACACCGCGGCCTGCTCCCGGCTCCTGGTCCAGTACAAGGCCGCCTTCCGGCAGGTCCAAGGCGCGGAGATCAGCTCCATCGACGAGTTCTGCCGCAAGTTTCGT ctGGATTGCCCACTGGCCATGGAGAGGATCAAGGAGGATCGGCCCATCACCATCAAGGACGACAAGGGCAACCTCAACCGCTGCATCGCCGATGTGGTCTCG CTCTTCATCACGGTGATGGACAAACTGCGCCTGGAGATCCGTGCCATGGATGAG ATCCAGCCTGACCTGCGGGAGCTGATGGAGACCATGCACCGCATGAGCCACCTGCCTCCTGACTTCGAGGGTCGCCAGACGGTCAGCCAGTG GCTGCAGACCCTGAGCGGCATGTCAGCCTCTGACGAGCTCGACGACTCGCAGGTGCGCCAGATGCTCTTTGACCTGGAGTCGGCCTACAACGCTTTCAATCGCTTCCTGCACGCCTGA
- the SLC39A4 gene encoding zinc transporter ZIP4 isoform X3: protein MCTRCLSVNDALALGGPETPGLPEGQVLAPRHIARLSAAAALYLSDPRGTCADIRAGRWAARADQLLALLEGPTALAPGLSRLLQRIQAQTAGWPAAEACVDLPHLLEETDRAGAPNSPGLVLAALLDHVSSGSCLRALPTPQYFVDFVFRQHGGETPNITLAELEALMQRLGVGRVADTDHSDHDHLRTRANYQGPVPLTTLNSSSSLWDTVCLSASEVMAVYGLSEQAGVTPESWAQLSPALLQQQLSGACNPQPRNPTQDQLSQAERYLYGSLATLLICLCAIFGLLLLTCATCRAASHYVIQTFLSMAVGALTGDAILHLTPKVLGMHSHSGEGLGPQTTWRLVAMLGGLYTFFLFENLFNLLLPLDPEDSKDGPCSHSHGGHSHGVSLQLAPSELRPPKQPHEGSRADLVAEESPELLSAEPRRLSPELRLLPYVITLGDALHNFADGLAVGAAFASSWKTGLATSLAVFCHELPHELGDFAALLHAGLSVRRALLLNLASALTAFAGLYVALAVDVGEDSEAWILAVATGLFLYVALCDMLPAMLHVRDRRPWLLFLLHNMGLLGGWTVLLLLSLYEDNITL, encoded by the exons ATGTGCACTCGT TGCCTGTCTGTGAATGATGCCCTGGCCCTGGGCGGGCCCGAGACGCCGGGGCTCCCAGAGGGGCAAGTCCTAGCGCCCAGACACATCGCCCGTCTCAGTGCCGCCGCCGCCCTCTACCTCAGCGACCCCAGGGGCACGTGTGCAGATATCCGGGCTGGCCGCTGGGCCGCCCGCGCTGACCAGCTCTTGGCCCTGCTGGAGGGCCCCACAGCGCTGGCCCCGGGCCTGAGCAGGCTGCTGCAAAGGATCCAGGCCCAGACTGCTGGCTGGCCCGCTGCGGAG GCCTGCGTAGACCTGCCTCACCTGCTGGAGGAGACAGACAGGGCAGGAGCTCCCAACAGCCCTGGCCTGGTGCTGGCCGCCCTGTTGGACCATGTCAGCAGCGGGTCCTGCCTCcgagccctgcccaccccccagtaTTTTGTAGACTTTGTGTTTCGGCAGCACGGCGGCGAGACTCCCAACATCACACTGGCTG AGCTGGAGGCCTTGATGCAGCGCCTGGGGGTAGGCAGAGTGGCTGACACCGACCACAGTGACCACGATCACCTGAGGACCAGGGCCAACTACCAGGGCCCTGTGCCCCTTACCACCCTGAACAGCAGCTCCAGCCTGTGGGACACA GTATGCCTGAGTGCCAGCGAAGTGATGGCTGTGTACGGGCTGTCTGAGCAGGCCGgggtgaccccagagtcctgggcccAGCTGAGCCCTGCCCTGCTCCAACAGCAACTGAGTGGGGCCTGCAACCCCCAGCCCAGGAACCCCACCCAGGACCAGCTCAGCCAGGCGGAGA GGTATCTCTACGGCTCCCTAGCCACGCTGCTCATCTGCCTCTGTGCCATTTTTGGCCTCCTGCTCCTGACGTGTGCCACCTGCCGCGCTGCCTCCCACTATGTCATCCAGACCTTCCTGAGCATGGCCGTGGGCGCGCTCACAGGCGATGCCATCCTGCACTTAACACCCAAG GTGCTGGGGATGCACTCCCACAGCGGGGAGGGCCTTGGCCCACAGACCACCTGGCGCCTCGTGGCCATGCTGGGAGGCCTCTACACCTTCTTCCTGTTTGAAAACCTCTTTAATCTCTTGCTGCCCCTGGACCCAGAG GACTCAAAGGATGGGCCCTGCAGCCACAGCCATGGTGGCCACAGCCATGGGGTGTCCCTGCAGCTGGCGCCCAGCGAGCTCCGGCCACCTAAGCAGCCCCACGAGGGCTCCCGCGCAGACCTG GTGGCGGAGGAGAGCCCGGAGCTGCTGAGCGCGGAGCCCCGGAGACTGAGCCCAG AGCTCCGGCTGCTGCCCTACGTGATCACACTGGGCGACGCGCTGCACAACTTCGCCGACGGGCTGGCCGTGGGCGCCGCCTTCGCGTCCTCCTGGAAGACCGGGCTGGCCACGTCGCTGGCCGTGTTCTGCCACGAGCTGCCACACGAGCTAG ggGACTTCGCGGCCCTGCTGCACGCGGGGCTGTCGGTGCGCCGGGCGTTGCTGCTGAACTTGGCCTCGGCGCTGACTGCCTTCGCCGGCCTCTACGTGGCGCTCGCTGTCGACGTCGGCGAGGACAGCGAGGCCTGGATCCTGGCGGTGGCCACCGGCCTCTTCCTCTACGTGGCGCTCTGCGACATG ctcccgGCCATGCTGCACGTGCGGGACCGGCGGCCCTGGCTCCTCTTCCTGCTGCACAACATGGGCCTGCTGGGCGGCTGGACCGTCCTGCTGCTGCTGTCGCTGTATGAGGACAACATCACCCTCTGA
- the TONSL gene encoding tonsoku-like protein isoform X3 → MRCLEGARECARVLRKELMESECCVLVSQILQDLGDFLAAKRALKKAYRLGFQKPLQKAAVCRTLKYVLAVVQLQRQLQESEGSDPQGAMAICEQLGDLFSKAGDFPKAAEAYQKQLHFAELLGRPGPELAIIHVSLATTLGDMKDHRRAVSHYEQELRLRGGDALEEAKTWLNIALSREEAGDAYELLAPCFQKALGCAQQAQQPRLQRQVLRHLHTVQLRLQPQEAPTTAARLQELSVPGDEEEDEEEEKEGDSDTPEASDVELSESEGDADGLSQQPEEDEELQGCLGQRRASKVRMVRGIAWPSCGCQACLVPSHLCPLSRGNCPQWNRRNDVGETLLHRACIEGRLARVQDLVRQGHPLNPRDYCGWTPLHEACNYGHLDIVRFLLDHGAVVDDPGGEGCEGITPLHDALTCGHFEVAELLIGRGASVTLRTSKGHSPLETLQQWVKLYGRDLDSETREKAGAMERLLRAAAAGQAPHGLPRSHLFDPEISPPLSPCPGSPEPPGARPWRNRHTLASSSSSEGEDGPARPTPKRPRHSVPAQQVARRPGSSSSRDTAAEVGPRGLGEPDPHRAALIPEEDWLAGDWLEDDSPLTHSHQDGPVPRPQGTSRGAPGSGSRSPGRPRPRARTRQSRLPHLTSWNAPIGARGEGGAAAEPPRSPNTSRASGPGGDSPAAGQPSGPPVPPPIRVRVRVQDSLFLVPVPHSKEAHSVAWLAEQAARRYCQACGLLPRLLLRKEGALLAPQDPIPDVLQSNEEVLAEVTSWDLPPLTDRYRRACQSLEEEEHQQVLQAMGCQGSGPSFSACSLALRQTQLTPLLRALKLHTALRELRLAGNRLADGCAAELLAALGTLPGLVLLDLSSNHLGPEGLRQLATGLREQTALQNLQELDLSMNPLGDGCGQALAFVLQACPSLSTLHLQACGLGPGFLLSHQAALGSAFQDATHLKTLSLSYNILGTTALARALQSLPARTLQRLELSSVAASKSDSGLVEPVVRYLTEEGCALSHLSLSANHLGDKAVKDLSRCLPCCPSLISLDLSANPEITRVGLEELLSALQMRPQGLGFLGLSGCAVQGPLGQRLWHQVAARVQELQLCSRRLAPEDRTALSLLAGPPIPGACTLDRGSRLFFRRL, encoded by the exons TGCTGGCTGTGGTCCAGCTGCAGCGGCAGCTGCAGGAGTCCGAGGGCAGTGACCCTCAGGGTGCCATGGCCATCTGCGAGCAGCTGGGGGACCTGTTCTCCAAGGCGGGCGACTTCCCCAAGGCGGCTGAGGCCTACCAGAAGCAG CTGCATTTCGCGGAGCTGCTGGGCAGGCCAGGGCCTGAGCTGGCCATCATCCACGTGTCCCTGGCCACCACCTTGGGAGACATGAAGGACCACCGCCGGGCTGTGTCCCACTACGAACAGGAGCTGAGGCTGCGTGGTGGCGACGCTCTGGAG gaGGCCAAGACCTGGCTAAACATCGCGCTGTCCCGAGAGGAGGCCGGGGACGCCTATGAGCTGCTGGCACCATGCTTCCAAAAGGCTCTTGGCTGTGCCCAGCAGGCCCAGCAGCCCCGGCTGCAG AGGCAGGTCTTGCGGCACCTCCACACCGTGCAGCTGAGGCTGCAGCCCCAGGAGGCCCCCACCACTGCAGCCAGACTGCAGGAGCTGAGCGTGCCCGGAGacgaggaggaagatgaggaggaagagaaggagggcgACAGTGACACTCCCGAGGCCAGCGATGTGGAGCTCTCCGAGAGTG AGGGCGATGCTGACGGCTTGTCCCAGCAGCCAGAGGAGGATGAGGAGCTGCAGGGCTGCCTGGGCCAGCGGAGGGCGAGCAAGGTGAGGATGGTGCGGGGCATCGCATGGCCCTCCTGTGGTTGCCAGGCCTGCCTGGTCCCCTCACACCTCTGCCCCCTGTCCCGGGGCAACTGCCCACAGTGGAACCGGCGCAATGACGTTGGGGAGACTCTCCTGCACCGAGCTTGCATCGAGGGCCGTCTGGCTCGCGTCCAGGACCTCGTGAGACAG GGCCACCCTCTGAACCCTCGGGACTACTGTGGCTGGACacccctgcatgaggcctgcaactatgggcacctgg ACATCGTCCGCTTCCTGCTGGACCACGGGGCTGTGGTGGACGACCCAGGCGGCGAGGGCTGTGAGGGCATCACTCCCCTGCACGACGCCCTCACCTGCGGTCACTTTGAGGTGGCCGAGCTGCTCATTGGACGGGGGGCATCTGTGACCCTCCGAACCTCGAAG GGGCACAGCCCACTGGAGACTCTGCAGCAGTGGGTGAAGCTGTATGGCCGGGATCTGGACAGCGAGACCCGAGAGAAGGCTGGAGCCATGGAGAGGCTGCTCCGGGCGGCAGCGGCAGGCCAAG CTCCCCACGGTCTTCCACGCAGCCATCTGTTTGACCCTGAGATCTCGCCTCCCTTGAGCCCCTGCCCAGGGTCCCCGGAGCCCCCGGGGGCCCGGCCTTGGAGGAACAGGCACACGctggccagcagcagcagctcagaGGGCGAGGACGGCCCAGCCCGGCCCACCCCGAAGCGGCCGCGGCACTCTGTCCCCGCACAGCAGGTGGCCCGGAGGCCTGGCTCCAGCAGCAGCCGGGACACCGCGGCGGAGGTCGGCCCTCGGGGCCTGGGTGAGCCCGACCCCCACCGGGCGGCACTCATCCCCGAGGAGGACTGGCTGGCAGGCGACTGGCTGGAGGACGACTCGCCGTTGACCCACAGCCACCAGGATGGCCCCGTGCCCCGCCCCCAGGGCACCAGCCGCGGCGCCCCCGGGTCAGGCAGCAGGAGCCCAGGCAGGCCACGGCCCCGGGCCAGGACCAGGCAGAGCCGGCTGCCCCATCTCACGAGCTGGAACGCACCGATCGGGGCGCGGGGAGAGGGCGGCGCAGCGGCAGAGCCTCCGCGGAGCCCCAACACGTCCCGGGCCTCGGGGCCTGGTGGGGACAGCCCTGCGGCAGGGCAGCCCTCG GGTCCGCCTGTGCCCCCTCCCATCCGGGTGCGAGTGCGAGTGCAGGACAGCCTCTTCCTCGTTCCCGTCCCGCACAG CAAGGAGGCCCACTCCGTGGCCTGGCTTGCGGAGCAGGCCGCCCGGCGCTACTGCCAAGCCTGTGGGCTGCTGCCGAGGCTCCTCTTGCGAAAGGAGGGAGCCCTGCTGGCCCCACAGGACCCCATTCCTGACGTCCTGCAGAGCAACGAGGAG GTGTTGGCCGAGGTCACGTCGTGGGATCTTCCCCCGCTGACCGACCGCTACCGCAGGGCCTGCCAGAGCCTGGAGGAAG AGGAGCACCAGCAGGTGCTGCAGGCCATGGGCTGCCAGGGCTCCGGCCCCTCGTTCAGCGCCTGCTCCCTGGCCCTGCGCCAGACCCAGCTCACCCCCCTCCTGCGCGCCCTCAAGCTGCACACGGCGCTCCGAGAGCTGCGCCTGGCAGGGAACCGGCTGGCAGACGGATGTGCTGCTGAGCTGCTGGCCGCCCTGGGCACCCTGCCCGGCCTCGTCCTCCTTGACCTCTCTTCCAACCACCTGGGCCCTGAGGGTCTACGCCAGCTGGCCACGGGCCTCCGGGAGCAGACCGCCTTGCAG AACCTGCAGGAGCTGGACTTGAGCATGAACCCCCTCGGGGATGGCTGTGGCCAGGCCCTGGCGTTTGTCCTGCAGGCCTGCCCCTCACTCAGTACCTTGCACCTCCAGGCCTGTGGCTTGGGCCCCGGCTTcctcctgagccaccaggcagccCTGGGTAGCGCCTTCCAAG ATGCCACGCACCTGAAGACGCTGTCTCTGTCCTACAACATCCTGGGCACCACTGCCCTGGCCCGGGCCCTGCAGAGCCTGCCTGCCCGCACCCTCCAGCGCCTGGAGCTTAGCTCCGTGGCAGCCAGCAAGAGCGACTCTGGCCTCGTGGAGCCTGTGGTCAGATACCTGACCGAG GAaggctgtgctctctctcacttgagTCTGTCTGCAAACCATCTGGGTGACAAGGCCGTGAAAGACCTGAGCAG ATGCCTTCCTTGTTGCCCCTCACTCATTTCCCTGGACCTGTCTGCCAACCCTGAAATTACACGTGTGGGCCTGGAGGAGCTCCTGTCTGCCCTCCAGATGCGGCCCCAAGGCCTCGGCTTCCTTGGCCTGTCAG GCTGTGCCGTCCAGGGCCCGCTGGGCCAGCGCCTGTGGCACCAGGTCGCCGCGCGGGTGCAGGAGCTGCAGCTGTGCAGCCGCCGCCTCGCCCCCGAGGACCGCACTGCGCTGAGCCTGCTGGCCGGCCCGCCGATCCCCGGCGCCTGCACGCTGGACCGAGGCTCCCGGCTCTTCTTCCGGCGCCTGTGA
- the VPS28 gene encoding vacuolar protein sorting-associated protein 28 homolog isoform X2 — MFHGIPPTPGMGAPGNKPELYEEVKLYKNAREREKYTAACSRLLVQYKAAFRQVQGAEISSIDEFCRKFRLDCPLAMERIKEDRPITIKDDKGNLNRCIADVVSLFITVMDKLRLEIRAMDEIQPDLRELMETMHRMSHLPPDFEGRQTVSQWLQTLSGMSASDELDDSQVRQMLFDLESAYNAFNRFLHA, encoded by the exons ATGTTTCACGGGATCCCGCCCACTCCAGGCATGGGAG CCCCTGGAAACAAGCCGGAGCTGTATGAG GAGGTGAAGCTGTACAAGAACGCCCGGGAGCGGGAGAA GTACACCGCGGCCTGCTCCCGGCTCCTGGTCCAGTACAAGGCCGCCTTCCGGCAGGTCCAAGGCGCGGAGATCAGCTCCATCGACGAGTTCTGCCGCAAGTTTCGT ctGGATTGCCCACTGGCCATGGAGAGGATCAAGGAGGATCGGCCCATCACCATCAAGGACGACAAGGGCAACCTCAACCGCTGCATCGCCGATGTGGTCTCG CTCTTCATCACGGTGATGGACAAACTGCGCCTGGAGATCCGTGCCATGGATGAG ATCCAGCCTGACCTGCGGGAGCTGATGGAGACCATGCACCGCATGAGCCACCTGCCTCCTGACTTCGAGGGTCGCCAGACGGTCAGCCAGTG GCTGCAGACCCTGAGCGGCATGTCAGCCTCTGACGAGCTCGACGACTCGCAGGTGCGCCAGATGCTCTTTGACCTGGAGTCGGCCTACAACGCTTTCAATCGCTTCCTGCACGCCTGA